TTGGCGCTTGCGCTTGCGCCGGCGTTTGAGCTTGTGCGTTTACTGGAGCATCCCAATTGAGCAGATCAAGATCCTGCTGCTTCGGctttggtggtggtgcTGCGGCGGCAATCGCCTGTGAATCGTCGCCCGCTTGAAAATCGCCAAattcatcgtcatcgtcatcgtcatcttcatcttcatcttcgtcttcCTGTCCTTGAGCCGGTTCTGCATCGAAATCGATCAGATCAGGCAAATcctgttgttgctgttgtttctttctttgaatctctGTATTCTTAATCCTTTCCCTCAAgatatctcttctttgtcttctcTGTTGATCCAATTGCGAACGCCTACGATGCggttcctcttcttcaacacccTCATCACTATCCAAGTATTCCGAACTCATTGCGGATGTATCAATTGGGTTTGCGTTGTAAAGAGATGACTCTGCCTGTTGTCTtattttcaaattattcttCGCATGAGCACGAcgttctttcttcaaatactGAGTATCATCtagcaattgaagaatattctCACATTTCTTGCGGATCCCACGTTCATGAACTTCCATCTTACCATCGTTCGACATCGCCACACGGTATTGTGCCACTTCACGCGAAAGCAAGTGCTTATGAGTTACCAAACAACTACGAACCTGGTTCAACTCATCGCCATCGGCAACGTTGAGCAACAAAAACTCAATTACGACCAAACACTTGAGAACAACACGCCATTCACTCCCGTAGTTAACATAATCTTTTCTAGCTTTTTCATACAGATTTTTCGGTCTTGTCGCAACATGATCCACCagtctcttcaaagtaTATTCGGTCAAGAGATAAAGAGGAACCTGGTACCTATTTCTCAAAACTTTCTCCAGATGTTTCGGTGTTGGACCCCAAGCATCCGTATTTGTAGCTCTACGAATATCGATCTGGTACGGTTCATACTGAACAATCATGTTCTGTGCAAAACGAGCAGCATTACGAATATCATGGATAcccaaattttgaatcttcttcGATAACGAGTCCATATCACACAGCAATAGTCAATCTTGGTCCTCAACACCCTACTTGAATTAGAAGAAGGAGATAGTTAGAGATATATATATTATGATATTGTTAGTTAAAgaggtgaaaaattgtagAAAGATCACGTGAACAAACAAGCATAGTTATAATATGTAGTTAGTTATACTATAAAAGTTCCCACTTACAATTCACCAGACTTGGCAACAGAGATCTTAGCTCTGGTAGCACCGGAACCGGACCCTAGACTCTCAACCTTCTTGACAACATCGTAGCCATCGGTAACTTCACCAAAGACCACGTGCTTGCCGTCCAACCAAGGACATGGCACAGTagtaatgaagaattgagaACCGTTGGTGTTTGGACCAGCGTTAGCCATGGACAATAGACCTGGACGGTCGTGACGGCGAGTGAAGTTCTCATCTGGGAACTTGCCACCGTAGATGGACTTACCACCAGTACCGTTACCAGCGGTGAAATCACCACCTTGCAACATGAAGTCTGGGATGACACGGTGGAAAGGGGAGCCGGCGTAGCCGAAACCCTTTTCACCGGTACATAGAGCACGGAAGTTCTCGGCGGTCTTTGGAACCACGTCGTTGTaaagtttgaaaatgaTACGACCCAATGGTTGGCCCTCAGCCTCGACGTCGAAGTATACCTTGGACATGATAGATGTGATTTTTGAGTTGGTAGGGATAGCCAATGGGTAGGAAACTAGCGGCAGGGAGCGAATGCAAAGTCTCTTTATATAGTCGAGACGAGGTAAACGTGGAACGTTGTGGAAAGAAGGGATCTGTCACCCGGCACAGGGCCTAAAAGCGGTCACGTGGTTCTCACGTGACCGTTTTTCTTGTGACGTCATAAGTTTCAGGGGAGTGCGCTATACGAGGCATCAGATTATACGAGCGGCAGTTGAGTAGACCAACCCCTTAAACCGCTTAAATCGTCTACTGGTGAGGGCTAGCCAGCCAAGTATAGTATAGTAGTACTGAAGCGTGTTGTTGTGATGTCTTTGTATCCTAACATGAATGGCTGATCATTGCAGTGGCCCTTTTCATGGGTAGTCGACGTAGTAGTAGAAATGGAAGGGTAAAAATAGATGTTTGATCGTCAAATTGTGTGTATGCTTTTGAATATGGTATAAATCCTTGTTGCTTCATATTAAATGTACAATGGTTGGAATTGCAgtgtttttttttttcatcttgtATTTTTCGTTGTTATTCAGGAACTAGCATATCTAGTAGGGAATCCACCTCTTTATGTCTGTTGAGttcgatttgaaaaaaaaaaccgCTTCATGACACATTGTAAGATGGTCTATGATAATGTTGAAGTAGTAGTAGCAGACAAGCTTGATGCGCTTTATAATCCACTGGGTATTTTCGTATTTGTTCAGTCTGGAATTGACGATCTTCGTCTAATCATAGTTTGTAGTATCGCTTATTGGTATGACAAATAACGGTGGCTAAGAACAATCGTAGATCCAGAAGCAATGATTTGTTGCACTTGACAATTTCACGAAAGTGAGAAAGGTCGCGAGCTTCCGACAACAAGCGCCGCGCCAGCGATTGCAAGCCATCCATAGACTAACCATTGACTCTTAGACCAGCGagctctcttcatcggAGCTTTAGATTCGCCCCCAGTGGGTGTTTGCTTCCTCTGAAAGTGCATCATCACGACGCAATATGCTACCACTGATAGAGAAATAACCAATGGAATTCGTCTACATACCTGCGCCATTTGTGTGTCAAGGTATTGGTTGTTTTGAGAAGAGGGCTCAACTGGCTCCAAGTCATTTTGATATGCTGAAAATTTCGAAGGAGTAAACATGCCAGTTCCTAGATAGATGGATACGTTGTCTTATAATATTGAGTATGATCTTTATTCGAATCTTCACAATGTATGGAAAAACTATTTTATGCGCGAGTAGTATATTAGCGTTGCTACTGGTTGTTGACCGAAAtatgcaattgatttggGTGACACACACACTATGACCTTACTCTTTCTTACGACTGTGTAGGCAAGTTTAAAAGGAGGACCATTTCTTATGAACTTGTCCGATCCCATTGATTTTTAAAAGACTCATCTCATACTTAAACAAACCATATCGGGATGAGGATTACATCTGACTCGTGGTATTCTGTGGTCAAACATTCCCAGGCGCCATCAAAGACCCATTGAACTTGCCGCTTAGTAGTGACGGTCAAAAAATCCGGATATCCTACTACGAGCCAAAAAGAGACTAGAGCCGCGGGAACAATGGCTGGATGAGTATGATTACCTTTCAAAAGACAAGTACAAGAAGACTCGGTTCACAAAAGTACTGGAACAATGAGATCGTTTTAAAGCGACATATTCCCATCAGTCAAAATGCGTTATAATAAGCCGCTTCCGTTGATACTAGCGTAAGTTAATTCCGACTGGATGTTTTAATGTAGCATGATGCTCAAGGCTTGTTGTAAGCATTTAATGGCAGGTCGTGAATGGCGGAAACGGTGCGTCTGACACAGCGGTGCGTGagtttttcattgaaaaaaatgaaaaactcaaagctcatctcatcactCTTCACTCACTTAAAGCAGCGCAACAGATGTTGAAAACCAGTAGGAGAACAATCTCCACTACGCTCGATTCCCCCGTGGTGGTCCATGTTGGTCAACCTGAGCATGTAGACCGCGATCAAGTGCTCAAGTTTCTCGACACTTTTGTCGCAGacaaagaagctcaattgaccGTCGGTGCAGATGCAGACGCTGATGTTCATCTCACCAGCGCCCTTTCACAGCTCAAGCGGATTCAAAGAGACTGTCAGGGCCTACCGCCAACCGTTTTAGACGAAGGATCCAAGCAGTAATCATCGATCTCTATATAATGACTAATAGTTAAATCGTGTCGTGCGCGGCGAcagagtgaaaaattataaGAACAAGCAGGCGCTGCTTATTACTATTCTCGTGAGTCATCTCTTTTATAGCGGTCGACAATGGCTGCTAAGAAGATCGCTGGTGTATTGGGAGCCACAGGCTCTGTCGGTCAAAGGTTCATTCTGCTTTTGGCTGATCATCCTGATTTTGAATTGCGCGTTTTGGGTGCTTCTCATAGATCTGCGGGCAAGAAATACATTGATGCTGTGAACTGGAAACAGACCGATTTGTTGCCTGAATTCGCAACTGATATCGTGGTTTCTGAGTGTAAAGCCGACCAATTTTCTGAGTGTGATATCGTCTTTTCTGGTCTTGATGCTGACTATGCTGgtgccattgaaaaaaaattcgtTGAAGCTGGTTTGGCTGTTGTGTCCAATGCTAAGAACTATAGAAGAGAGAGCGATGTTCCACTAGTGGTTCCTATTGTGAATCCTGAGCATTTGGATTTGATCTCTGccaaaattgaaaaatctggAAAACGTGGATTTATCGTTTGTATCTCTAACTGTTCAACAGCTGGTTTGGTTGCAcctttgaaaccattggttgaaaaatttggtccTATTGATGCATTGACCACTACTACGTTGCAAGCTATCTCTGGTGCAGGTTTTTCTCCAGGTGTTCCAGGTATTGATATTTTGGATAACATCATTCCTTACATTGGCggtgaagaagacaagATGGAATGGGAGACTAAAAAAATTCTTGGTAAAATTTCTCAGGACCGttctcaaattgatctcttgtCTCCAGAAGAGATCAAGGTCTCTGCTCAATGTAACAGAGTCGCTGTTTCTGATGGTCACACCGAATGTATCTCTTTGAGATTCAAGAACAGACCTGCTCcagctttggaagatgtcaAGCAATGTTTGCGTGAGTACGTCTGTGACGCCTACAAGTTAGGTTGCCACTCTGCTCCAAAGCAGACTATCCATTTGCTAGAGCAGAATGACAGACCACAACCTCGTTTGGACAGGAACAGAGACGCTGGTTACGGTGTCTCTGTCGGTAGAGTCAGAGAAGACCCAGTGCtagatttcaagatggTTGTGCTATCCCATAACACCGTTATTGGTGCTGCTGGTGCCGGTATCTTGATCGCAGAAATACTTTTGGCCAAGAAGTTGATCTAAACTTTGTAGTTAGATTTATGTAATTATCAATTAGTTCGTCAGATCTAACTTTCACTATTTAAAAACATCAGGATGACATTAAAATTGCAAAGGCTTGGCGAAGATTTGATTCATGAGCATATCTGTGAGCGTTATATCGAGTTGGCTTCCAGGACcgaatctttgaagcaaGATTTGGGTATCTTTGATAGGACTCGGTCAGATATATCCATCGATATAGAGCCACCACCgagaacttcaaagaagaggacaaagaagaagctacCGCCTACGATACTCGATGACAGGTACAATCTCACAGTCGAACAATCCATAACTTCTCTTCATTCGAATCGTGACAACAGTAACTCTACTACCGGCTACGTACTGTGGTCCACTACTCCATTCTTTTTAAAATGGCTACTCTACGATCCGCAGGCTATTTCGTTTAGACAAGGTGGTATTGTTGATGCTAATGTCATCTACGGTATGCTGAA
Above is a window of Torulaspora delbrueckii CBS 1146 chromosome 6, complete genome DNA encoding:
- the ENT5 gene encoding Ent5p (similar to Saccharomyces cerevisiae ENT5 (YDR153C); ancestral locus Anc_8.335): MDSLSKKIQNLGIHDIRNAARFAQNMIVQYEPYQIDIRRATNTDAWGPTPKHLEKVLRNRYQVPLYLLTEYTLKRLVDHVATRPKNLYEKARKDYVNYGSEWRVVLKCLVVIEFLLLNVADGDELNQVRSCLVTHKHLLSREVAQYRVAMSNDGKMEVHERGIRKKCENILQLLDDTQYLKKERRAHAKNNLKIRQQAESSLYNANPIDTSAMSSEYLDSDEGVEEEEPHRRRSQLDQQRRQRRDILRERIKNTEIQRKKQQQQQDLPDLIDFDAEPAQGQEDEDEDEDDDDDDDEFGDFQAGDDSQAIAAAAPPPKPKQQDLDLLNWDAPVNAQAQTPAQAQAPKQDAFADLFSQSKSLI
- the CPR1 gene encoding peptidylprolyl isomerase CPR1 (similar to Saccharomyces cerevisiae CPR1 (YDR155C); ancestral locus Anc_8.336); protein product: MSKVYFDVEAEGQPLGRIIFKLYNDVVPKTAENFRALCTGEKGFGYAGSPFHRVIPDFMLQGGDFTAGNGTGGKSIYGGKFPDENFTRRHDRPGLLSMANAGPNTNGSQFFITTVPCPWLDGKHVVFGEVTDGYDVVKKVESLGSGSGATRAKISVAKSGEL
- the RPA14 gene encoding DNA-directed RNA polymerase I subunit RPA14 (similar to Saccharomyces cerevisiae RPA14 (YDR156W); ancestral locus Anc_8.337), with translation MLKTSRRTISTTLDSPVVVHVGQPEHVDRDQVLKFLDTFVADKEAQLTVGADADADVHLTSALSQLKRIQRDCQGLPPTVLDEGSKQ
- the HOM2 gene encoding aspartate-semialdehyde dehydrogenase (similar to Saccharomyces cerevisiae HOM2 (YDR158W); ancestral locus Anc_8.338); this translates as MAAKKIAGVLGATGSVGQRFILLLADHPDFELRVLGASHRSAGKKYIDAVNWKQTDLLPEFATDIVVSECKADQFSECDIVFSGLDADYAGAIEKKFVEAGLAVVSNAKNYRRESDVPLVVPIVNPEHLDLISAKIEKSGKRGFIVCISNCSTAGLVAPLKPLVEKFGPIDALTTTTLQAISGAGFSPGVPGIDILDNIIPYIGGEEDKMEWETKKILGKISQDRSQIDLLSPEEIKVSAQCNRVAVSDGHTECISLRFKNRPAPALEDVKQCLREYVCDAYKLGCHSAPKQTIHLLEQNDRPQPRLDRNRDAGYGVSVGRVREDPVLDFKMVVLSHNTVIGAAGAGILIAEILLAKKLI